The Eubacteriaceae bacterium Marseille-Q4139 genome has a window encoding:
- a CDS encoding V-type ATP synthase subunit D — protein sequence MNLNTFPTKGNLILAKNSLALATQGYSLMDKKRNILLRELMGLIEEAKTIQSEIDVTYQAAYKALQKANIELGIRFVEEIADSIPPEDSVKIKVRSIMGTEIPLVEYEKKAPDKPLYSFYSTSDSLDEAVKAFQTVKELTLKLSMVETSAYRLANSIKKTQKRANALKNITIPSYQTLVKNISDALEEKDREEFTRLKVIKRSAER from the coding sequence GTGAACTTAAATACGTTCCCGACAAAAGGAAATTTAATCCTTGCGAAAAATTCCCTGGCTCTTGCCACCCAGGGCTACAGCCTGATGGATAAAAAACGGAACATTCTTTTAAGGGAGCTCATGGGGCTCATCGAAGAAGCCAAAACCATCCAGTCGGAGATTGACGTGACCTACCAGGCGGCCTACAAGGCCCTCCAGAAGGCAAACATCGAGCTGGGAATCCGTTTCGTGGAAGAAATCGCAGATTCCATCCCTCCGGAGGACTCCGTAAAAATCAAGGTCCGCAGCATCATGGGGACGGAAATCCCGCTTGTGGAGTACGAAAAAAAGGCGCCGGATAAGCCCCTTTATTCCTTTTACAGCACAAGTGATTCCCTGGACGAGGCCGTGAAGGCGTTCCAGACCGTAAAAGAGCTGACCTTAAAGCTTTCCATGGTAGAAACCTCCGCTTACCGGCTTGCAAACAGCATCAAAAAAACGCAGAAACGTGCAAATGCGCTAAAGAACATTACGATTCCTTCCTACCAGACGCTTGTGAAGAACATTTCCGATGCCCTGGAGGAAAAGGATCGGGAAGAGTTTACAAGACTGAAAGTTATCAAACGGAGTGCCGAGCGATGA
- a CDS encoding V-type ATP synthase subunit B, whose translation MAVEYLGLSSINGPLAVLEGVSGAAYDEIVEMSVGGKEKKLGRIIEVYEDKAVIQVFENTENMALRNTHTRLTGHPMEIGVSPDMLGRTFDGIGNPIDGLGPILAEKKLDVNGKPLNPVAREYPRNYIRTGISAIDGLMTLIRGQKLPIFSGNGLPHDQLAAQIVMQSSLGDNSDEKFAVVFAAMGVKYDVAEYFERTFRESGVLDHVAMFINLANDPVVERLITPKVALTVAEYLAFEKGMHILVILTDMTSFAEAMREVSSSKGEIPSRKGYPGYLYSELAALYERAGIVAGQNGSVTQIPILTMPNDDITHPIPDLTGYITEGQIVLDRELHGQSIYPPISVLPSLSRLMKDGIGEGFTREDHQDVANQLFSCYAKVGDARALASVIGEDELSPLDKKYLAFGKEFERRFVGQDIHDNRTILDTLNIGWELLGLLPKEELDRVDTKILDKYYKPASLSSEQGQEGIA comes from the coding sequence ATGGCAGTTGAATATCTTGGACTTAGCTCCATAAACGGCCCCCTCGCCGTCTTAGAGGGCGTTTCCGGCGCCGCCTACGACGAAATCGTGGAGATGAGCGTCGGCGGGAAAGAAAAAAAGCTGGGGCGGATTATCGAGGTCTACGAGGACAAGGCCGTCATCCAGGTCTTTGAAAATACGGAAAACATGGCGCTTCGGAACACCCACACGCGGCTCACGGGGCACCCCATGGAAATCGGTGTGTCGCCGGACATGCTGGGGCGCACCTTCGACGGCATCGGAAACCCCATCGACGGTCTTGGGCCGATTCTCGCAGAAAAGAAGCTGGACGTAAACGGAAAGCCTTTAAATCCCGTTGCCAGGGAATATCCGAGAAACTACATCCGCACCGGCATTTCCGCCATCGACGGGCTCATGACCTTAATCCGCGGCCAGAAGCTCCCGATTTTTTCGGGAAACGGCCTGCCTCATGACCAGCTGGCGGCCCAGATCGTCATGCAGTCGTCTCTCGGCGATAATTCCGATGAAAAATTCGCCGTAGTCTTCGCGGCCATGGGCGTAAAATACGATGTGGCAGAATATTTCGAGCGCACCTTCCGGGAGAGCGGCGTCCTCGACCATGTGGCCATGTTTATAAACCTGGCAAATGATCCTGTGGTGGAACGTCTGATTACGCCGAAGGTGGCCCTGACCGTGGCCGAGTATCTGGCCTTTGAAAAAGGCATGCACATTCTCGTGATTTTAACCGACATGACCTCCTTTGCCGAGGCCATGCGCGAGGTTTCTTCTTCCAAGGGAGAAATCCCGTCGAGAAAGGGCTATCCCGGCTACCTTTACAGCGAGCTGGCGGCGCTTTATGAGCGGGCCGGGATTGTGGCCGGCCAGAACGGCTCCGTGACCCAGATCCCGATTTTAACCATGCCGAACGACGACATCACCCACCCGATCCCCGACCTGACCGGCTACATCACCGAGGGGCAGATCGTGCTCGACCGCGAGCTCCACGGCCAGTCCATCTATCCGCCCATCAGTGTCCTGCCGTCGCTTTCCCGTCTCATGAAGGACGGTATCGGCGAGGGCTTTACGAGGGAAGACCATCAAGACGTGGCAAACCAGCTTTTCTCCTGCTACGCCAAGGTGGGGGATGCCAGGGCGCTTGCTTCGGTCATCGGCGAGGATGAGCTTTCGCCTCTCGATAAGAAGTATCTGGCCTTCGGAAAAGAATTTGAACGCCGGTTCGTGGGACAGGACATCCACGACAACCGCACCATCCTCGATACCTTAAACATCGGCTGGGAGCTTTTGGGACTTCTTCCAAAAGAAGAGCTGGACAGGGTTGACACAAAGATCTTAGACAAGTATTATAAACCTGCAAGCCTTTCTTCTGAACAGGGACAGGAGGGGATCGCGTGA
- a CDS encoding V-type ATP synthase subunit A: protein MAASGRIFGINGPIVYLAGDFGFQMNEMVYVGESRLVGEVIGLTSARTTIEVYEETTGLKPGEPVTGTGAPVSVTLAPGIITNIFDGIERPLSAIRASGGFYIDRGVHVSSLDTEKKWDAHITVKKGDYVYPGTVIAEVPETRAIIHKVMVPPSMEGYVLDAVSDGAYTIEEPLITLQKKDGSEVKIPMAQKWPIRVPRPVSRRYPASRPLITGQRIIDTLFPMAKGGTAAIPGGFGTGKTMMQHQIAKWSDADIIIYIGCGERGNEMTQVLEEFSELEDPKTGNPLMERTTLIANTSNMPVAAREASLYSGLTLAEYYRDMGYHVAIMADSTSRWAEALRELSGRLEEMPAEEGFPAYLASRLSQFYERAGMVQNLNGSEGSVSIIGAVSPQGGDFSEPVTQNTKRFVRCFWGLDKNLAYARHFPAIQWLSSYSEYLSDLGSWYAEHVDKNFVNYRNQLVMLLNQESSLMEIVKLIGSDVLPDDQKLVLEIAKVIRLGFLQQNAFHAEDTCVPLKKQFKMMEMILYLYKKCRALVAMGMPVSVLKEEKIFEHIISIKYDVPNDRLELFDDYRKEIDGFYDRVIERNA from the coding sequence ATGGCAGCATCAGGACGTATTTTCGGAATCAACGGCCCCATCGTCTATCTCGCAGGCGACTTCGGCTTTCAGATGAACGAGATGGTTTATGTGGGCGAAAGCCGCCTGGTAGGCGAAGTCATCGGCCTGACATCGGCGCGCACGACGATTGAGGTTTATGAGGAAACCACCGGCTTAAAGCCGGGAGAGCCTGTCACCGGCACCGGTGCACCCGTATCCGTCACGCTGGCGCCCGGCATCATCACCAACATTTTCGACGGCATCGAGCGGCCCTTAAGCGCCATCCGCGCTTCGGGCGGCTTTTATATCGACCGCGGCGTCCATGTGTCCTCCCTCGATACGGAGAAAAAGTGGGACGCCCATATCACCGTAAAAAAAGGCGACTATGTCTACCCCGGCACCGTCATCGCCGAGGTACCGGAAACCAGGGCCATCATCCATAAGGTCATGGTTCCGCCATCCATGGAGGGCTATGTCCTCGATGCCGTAAGCGACGGCGCATACACCATAGAAGAACCGCTCATCACGCTCCAGAAAAAAGACGGGAGCGAGGTCAAAATCCCCATGGCACAGAAATGGCCGATCCGCGTCCCCAGGCCTGTGAGCCGCCGCTATCCGGCATCGCGCCCCCTTATCACCGGCCAGCGGATCATCGACACGCTGTTTCCCATGGCAAAAGGCGGGACGGCCGCCATCCCCGGCGGCTTCGGAACAGGAAAAACCATGATGCAGCACCAGATCGCCAAGTGGTCTGACGCCGACATCATTATCTATATCGGCTGCGGCGAGCGCGGAAACGAGATGACGCAGGTTCTTGAAGAATTCAGCGAGCTGGAGGACCCGAAGACGGGAAATCCGCTGATGGAGCGGACGACGCTCATCGCCAACACCTCCAACATGCCGGTGGCCGCCCGCGAGGCCAGCCTGTATTCCGGCCTGACTCTCGCCGAGTATTACCGGGACATGGGCTACCATGTGGCAATCATGGCCGACTCCACCTCCCGCTGGGCCGAGGCGTTAAGGGAGCTTTCCGGCCGCCTCGAGGAAATGCCGGCCGAAGAGGGCTTTCCGGCCTATCTGGCATCGCGGCTCTCCCAGTTTTACGAGCGCGCCGGCATGGTACAGAACTTAAACGGCAGCGAGGGCTCCGTCTCCATCATCGGCGCCGTTTCGCCCCAGGGCGGCGACTTCTCCGAGCCGGTGACGCAGAATACCAAGCGTTTCGTCCGCTGTTTCTGGGGACTCGACAAAAACCTGGCTTACGCAAGACATTTCCCCGCCATCCAGTGGCTTTCCAGCTATTCGGAGTATTTGAGCGATCTTGGAAGCTGGTACGCGGAACATGTGGATAAAAACTTCGTCAATTACCGGAACCAGCTTGTGATGCTTTTAAACCAGGAGAGCAGCCTCATGGAAATCGTAAAGCTCATCGGCTCCGACGTCCTGCCCGACGACCAGAAGCTTGTCCTGGAAATCGCAAAGGTCATCCGCCTTGGCTTTCTCCAGCAGAACGCCTTCCACGCCGAGGATACCTGCGTGCCCTTAAAAAAGCAGTTTAAGATGATGGAAATGATCCTTTACCTCTATAAAAAATGCCGCGCCCTCGTCGCCATGGGCATGCCGGTATCGGTACTGAAAGAAGAAAAGATTTTCGAGCATATCATCTCCATCAAATACGACGTCCCCAATGACAGGCTGGAGCTTTTCGACGATTACAGGAAAGAAATCGACGGATTCTATGACCGCGTCATAGAGCGGAACGCATAA
- a CDS encoding V-type ATP synthase subunit E, with protein MTTEEKLKHFEDVCTGNAKGKYDQMICDYTASLEKIQKEHEQNLKHQAELEIQAETEKLRRDINRRLSIAQIDIKRQYSKKQEELRGKIFSELRDRLAVFMESPEYMEMLEAQIKKARDFADGEEIHIYIDPSDKSKQNLLSLHTGCDVRVSEYSFLGGTRAVIASKNILIDNSFETRLKEAEEGFQFVLGGN; from the coding sequence ATGACAACAGAGGAAAAGCTCAAGCATTTTGAAGACGTCTGCACCGGCAATGCAAAAGGAAAATACGACCAGATGATCTGTGACTACACAGCGTCCTTAGAAAAGATCCAAAAAGAACACGAACAGAATTTAAAGCATCAGGCAGAGCTTGAGATCCAGGCGGAGACGGAAAAGCTCCGCCGCGACATCAACCGCCGCCTTTCCATCGCACAGATTGACATCAAGCGCCAATACAGCAAAAAGCAGGAGGAGCTGCGCGGGAAGATTTTTTCGGAGCTGCGCGACCGCCTGGCTGTCTTCATGGAATCCCCGGAATATATGGAAATGCTGGAGGCGCAGATTAAAAAGGCCAGGGACTTTGCAGACGGCGAGGAAATCCATATTTACATCGACCCGTCAGACAAATCAAAGCAGAATCTCCTTTCGCTTCACACGGGCTGCGACGTCCGCGTCAGCGAATATTCGTTCCTGGGCGGAACAAGAGCCGTGATCGCTTCCAAAAACATCCTGATCGACAATTCATTTGAAACACGGCTTAAGGAAGCAGAGGAAGGCTTCCAGTTTGTTTTAGGAGGAAACTGA
- a CDS encoding V-type ATP synthase subunit F: MKMYLISDNIDTMTGMRLAGIEGVVVHEKEELKAALQNALADKEIGILLLTEKFGREFPEIIDNVRLERRLPLLIEIPDRHGTGRRPDFITSYVNEAIGLKL, encoded by the coding sequence ATGAAAATGTACTTAATCAGCGACAACATCGACACCATGACCGGTATGCGGTTAGCCGGCATCGAAGGCGTCGTCGTCCACGAAAAGGAAGAATTAAAGGCTGCTCTCCAAAATGCCCTGGCCGATAAGGAAATCGGGATTCTTCTCCTGACGGAAAAATTCGGGCGGGAATTCCCGGAAATCATCGACAACGTCCGCCTGGAACGGCGGCTTCCGCTCTTAATCGAGATTCCCGACCGCCACGGCACCGGCCGCCGGCCTGACTTTATCACATCCTATGTGAATGAAGCCATCGGCCTGAAACTGTAA
- a CDS encoding ATPase: protein MTAAVKILLAAALILSIAVPFGAFAAGEKTKGRYKTALITNAFLFFGTLAVSTAIMFNGTAFAAETAAASAAGNTAGFGYLAAALSTGLACIGGGIAVSAAASAALGAISEDSSILGKSLIFVGLAEGVCLYGLIISFMILGKL, encoded by the coding sequence ATGACAGCAGCAGTAAAAATTCTTTTGGCAGCCGCTTTGATTTTAAGCATCGCAGTTCCCTTCGGCGCATTTGCCGCCGGGGAAAAGACAAAGGGCCGGTATAAGACGGCGCTCATCACAAACGCCTTCCTGTTCTTCGGGACTCTGGCCGTATCCACAGCCATCATGTTCAACGGCACGGCATTCGCCGCCGAGACGGCGGCAGCTTCCGCCGCAGGAAACACAGCCGGTTTCGGCTATCTGGCAGCCGCCCTTTCCACCGGTCTCGCCTGCATCGGCGGCGGCATTGCCGTATCCGCAGCCGCATCGGCAGCCCTCGGCGCCATCAGCGAGGACTCTTCCATCCTCGGTAAGTCCTTAATCTTCGTCGGCCTGGCCGAAGGTGTCTGCCTCTACGGCCTGATTATTTCCTTCATGATTTTAGGAAAGCTTTAA
- a CDS encoding ATPase produces MIEKMKFISISGPKDDLDRMVNQNLSHYEIQFENAMTELRSVAKLVPYPGENPYKEPFASAKKLLALYPDSKDFHITGSLKISEAMDIITEAKKETENFSSEAESLEKRRKELQELLDQVLLFKELDFNIPVILKFQHVKFRFGRIQRELFPQLEAFAENSDDTILCKCHETDQYVSLLYFTPSIVSERIDAVFSSMQFERIFLPDQYDGTPTEEISRLEKELAETDAAKRELGSRQNAYLAEKKDALFLAFQVLESYYSSFNVRKFAACTHEREHPFYILCGWIPESSAERLRAELEHDPDTFFVIENDKEHVTSIPPTKLKNPPLFRPFEMFVRMYGLPAYNEFDPTLIIAVTYSIFFGFMFGDLGQGLLLFAGGLALYKWKRMDLAAIVSCCGFFSAIFGLLFGSVFGFEDIIEPLWLRPAEAMTNLPFIGRLNTVFIVAIAIGMGIILFTMILNIINSLRARDTEKTWFDTNGLAGLIFYLSLAVTVVLYMTGHALPATAVLIVMFLVPLLLIFFKEPLSAAVEKRSEKAAGSFGMFFVQGFFELFEVLLSYFSNTLSFVRVGAFAVSHAAMMEVVLMLAGAETGDMSLPVIILGNLFVCGMEGLIVGIQVLRLEYYELFSRFYRGNGREFKPFYSAGKNRK; encoded by the coding sequence GTGATTGAAAAAATGAAGTTTATCAGCATCTCCGGGCCGAAGGACGACTTAGACCGTATGGTAAACCAGAATCTCTCCCACTACGAGATCCAGTTTGAAAACGCCATGACGGAGCTGCGCTCTGTGGCAAAGCTTGTCCCGTATCCGGGGGAAAATCCATATAAAGAGCCGTTTGCAAGCGCAAAAAAGCTCCTTGCCCTCTATCCCGATTCCAAGGACTTCCATATAACCGGAAGCTTAAAAATTTCCGAGGCCATGGATATCATAACCGAGGCAAAAAAGGAGACGGAGAATTTTTCTTCGGAGGCGGAATCTCTGGAAAAACGCCGGAAAGAGCTTCAGGAACTGCTCGACCAGGTGCTTCTATTTAAGGAGCTGGATTTCAACATCCCGGTGATCTTAAAATTCCAGCACGTCAAGTTCCGTTTCGGCCGCATCCAGAGGGAGCTTTTCCCGCAGCTTGAGGCCTTTGCGGAAAACTCCGACGACACGATTCTCTGCAAATGCCATGAGACGGATCAGTATGTCTCGCTTTTATATTTTACGCCGTCCATCGTCTCCGAGCGCATCGACGCGGTGTTTTCCTCCATGCAGTTTGAGCGGATTTTCCTGCCGGATCAGTATGACGGGACGCCCACCGAGGAAATTTCCAGGCTGGAAAAAGAGCTTGCCGAGACGGACGCCGCCAAAAGGGAGCTGGGCAGCCGGCAAAACGCGTATCTGGCAGAGAAAAAGGACGCCTTGTTCCTTGCATTTCAGGTGTTGGAGTCCTATTATTCCAGCTTTAACGTGCGGAAGTTTGCGGCATGCACCCATGAACGGGAGCATCCGTTCTACATTCTCTGCGGCTGGATCCCGGAGAGCAGCGCCGAACGTCTCCGCGCCGAGTTAGAGCATGATCCCGACACCTTTTTTGTCATCGAAAACGACAAAGAGCACGTCACCAGCATCCCGCCGACAAAGCTCAAAAACCCGCCGTTATTCCGGCCCTTTGAGATGTTTGTGCGGATGTACGGGCTTCCGGCCTACAACGAATTTGATCCGACGCTCATCATTGCCGTCACTTACTCGATTTTCTTCGGCTTCATGTTCGGCGACCTGGGACAGGGGCTTCTGCTCTTTGCCGGCGGCCTCGCCCTTTATAAGTGGAAACGGATGGATCTGGCGGCTATCGTGTCCTGCTGCGGCTTCTTTTCCGCGATTTTCGGCCTCCTGTTCGGAAGCGTCTTCGGCTTTGAGGACATCATCGAACCGCTGTGGCTAAGACCCGCGGAGGCCATGACGAATCTTCCGTTCATCGGCCGCCTCAACACGGTCTTTATCGTCGCCATCGCCATCGGCATGGGGATCATCCTCTTTACAATGATCCTCAATATCATCAATAGCCTGCGGGCCCGCGACACGGAAAAAACCTGGTTTGACACCAACGGCCTGGCCGGGCTTATCTTCTACTTAAGCCTCGCGGTCACGGTCGTTCTCTACATGACCGGCCACGCGCTTCCGGCGACGGCGGTGTTAATCGTCATGTTTTTGGTTCCGCTGCTTTTGATCTTTTTCAAGGAGCCCCTCTCCGCAGCCGTGGAAAAACGGTCGGAAAAGGCCGCCGGTTCCTTCGGCATGTTTTTCGTCCAGGGCTTTTTCGAGCTGTTTGAAGTGCTCTTAAGCTACTTTTCCAACACGCTCTCCTTCGTCCGTGTGGGCGCTTTTGCGGTCAGCCACGCGGCCATGATGGAAGTGGTGCTGATGTTAGCCGGTGCGGAAACAGGCGACATGAGCCTGCCGGTCATCATCCTTGGAAACCTGTTTGTCTGCGGAATGGAAGGCCTGATCGTCGGCATCCAGGTTCTGCGTCTCGAATACTATGAGCTGTTCAGCCGGTTCTACCGCGGAAACGGCCGGGAATTCAAACCGTTTTATTCTGCCGGGAAAAACCGGAAATAA
- a CDS encoding V-type ATPase subunit: MKSLLNYSAVTAKVKAMKSRFLTEEQFKELAFLPDVPSAVEYLRNFSAYREIFEDYQGQDLHRGDIEKLLNLSLYRDFASLYRFSGISQRRFLDLYFMHFEIDILKKCLRNAMSSRKSELDLNIFGNFFKRHSRLDLVGLSEAASLPEFVEGLRGSYFYEPMKALAETGTASLFDCESAMDRLYFVRLWRNLKHELDASEQDAVRTCIGEKIDLLNLEWIGRAAKNYTLPPEVLRSFLIPVHCRITEAELLKMATAGNEAELRELLVATRYRNRLFRAEETAGNASGSRLKPFYRRLLDSVYKSSGQKNPYSAAILNTYFYFKEEEIRKIITAIEGIRYQLGGNEILSCLAES; encoded by the coding sequence ATGAAAAGCCTGTTGAATTACAGCGCAGTAACTGCAAAGGTAAAGGCCATGAAAAGCCGTTTCCTGACAGAAGAACAGTTTAAGGAGCTGGCGTTTCTGCCGGACGTGCCCTCTGCCGTGGAGTATCTGAGGAATTTTTCTGCCTACCGGGAAATATTCGAGGACTATCAGGGACAGGATCTGCACCGCGGGGACATCGAAAAGCTCTTAAACCTTTCCCTGTACCGGGATTTCGCCTCCCTGTACCGGTTTTCCGGCATCAGCCAGCGCCGGTTCTTAGATCTCTATTTCATGCATTTTGAAATTGACATCCTGAAAAAATGCCTGCGAAACGCCATGTCCAGCCGGAAATCCGAGCTGGATCTAAACATATTCGGAAACTTTTTTAAGCGGCATTCCCGGCTGGATCTTGTGGGGCTTTCCGAGGCCGCCTCGCTGCCGGAATTTGTCGAGGGATTAAGGGGATCCTATTTTTATGAACCGATGAAAGCCCTGGCTGAGACGGGGACAGCGTCCCTTTTTGACTGTGAGTCAGCCATGGACAGACTCTATTTTGTCCGGCTCTGGCGGAACCTGAAGCACGAGCTGGATGCGTCGGAACAGGATGCCGTTAGAACCTGCATCGGGGAAAAAATTGATCTTTTAAATCTGGAATGGATCGGCCGGGCGGCCAAAAACTACACGCTGCCGCCGGAAGTGCTCCGTTCCTTCCTGATCCCGGTTCACTGCCGGATCACGGAGGCCGAGCTCCTTAAAATGGCTACTGCCGGGAATGAGGCAGAGCTTCGTGAGCTTTTGGTGGCCACGCGGTACCGGAACCGGCTTTTCCGGGCCGAAGAAACCGCCGGGAACGCCTCCGGCTCGCGGTTAAAGCCCTTCTACCGCAGGCTTCTGGACTCCGTTTACAAGTCCTCGGGGCAGAAGAACCCGTACTCGGCAGCCATTCTCAACACGTACTTTTATTTTAAAGAGGAAGAAATCCGAAAGATCATCACAGCCATCGAAGGCATCCGATATCAGTTAGGCGGGAATGAAATCCTTTCCTGCCTGGCAGAAAGCTAG
- a CDS encoding LysR family transcriptional regulator, with translation MEILQFRYFLEAAHYENLTRAAEELHVAQPALSQSIRRLEDELGVRLFDRKNHHILLNEQGRLLEKRLSVIMGTIDNLKDELWESVYASERTIRINFFAASPFITSNIISYRRLHPDVKFQLSQQELGSGCDIHVYSQPSVPGVGNRVREELPEGIIRQDIMTEEIYLAVPPDSPLAARHSVDLRDLREENYIRISHNWQLRGICDDFCRRAGIRPQNIFESGNPESVRDLIAAGFGIGFWPKKSWGMLPEGKVALVPIRFPSCRRDILVTLYGQAGEKPVAEEFYQYICENFKKGAPA, from the coding sequence ATGGAAATACTTCAGTTTCGATATTTTTTGGAGGCAGCGCATTATGAAAACCTGACCCGTGCTGCCGAGGAGCTTCATGTGGCGCAGCCTGCGCTCTCCCAGTCTATCCGCCGGCTGGAGGACGAGCTTGGCGTCCGCCTTTTTGACAGGAAAAACCACCATATTCTTTTAAATGAGCAGGGAAGGCTTTTGGAAAAGCGCCTGTCCGTGATTATGGGTACCATTGATAATTTAAAGGATGAGCTTTGGGAGTCTGTTTATGCATCCGAGCGCACCATCCGCATCAACTTTTTCGCGGCGTCGCCGTTTATCACGAGCAATATCATATCGTACCGGCGGCTCCATCCCGATGTGAAATTCCAGCTTTCCCAACAGGAGCTTGGCAGCGGGTGCGACATCCATGTCTATTCGCAGCCGTCGGTGCCGGGAGTCGGGAACCGTGTCCGGGAAGAACTTCCCGAGGGGATTATCCGCCAGGATATCATGACGGAGGAAATCTATCTTGCCGTCCCGCCGGATTCTCCGCTGGCAGCTAGGCATTCTGTGGATTTAAGGGATCTGAGAGAGGAGAACTATATCCGGATCAGCCACAACTGGCAGCTTCGCGGCATCTGCGACGATTTCTGCCGCCGGGCGGGCATCAGGCCCCAGAATATTTTCGAGAGTGGAAATCCGGAATCTGTCCGCGATTTGATAGCCGCCGGATTTGGGATCGGCTTCTGGCCGAAAAAGTCCTGGGGAATGCTGCCGGAAGGCAAGGTGGCCCTTGTCCCGATCCGGTTTCCGTCCTGCCGCCGGGATATCCTGGTGACACTGTATGGGCAGGCAGGCGAAAAGCCGGTGGCTGAAGAGTTTTATCAGTATATCTGTGAGAATTTTAAGAAGGGGGCGCCGGCGTAA